In one Myxococcus xanthus genomic region, the following are encoded:
- the rpmB gene encoding 50S ribosomal protein L28 has product MAWKCDLCGKRPLVGNNVSHANNKTKKRTLPNLQKIRASVQGSTQRVLACTRCIKAGKVTKAA; this is encoded by the coding sequence ATGGCGTGGAAGTGTGACTTGTGTGGCAAGCGTCCGCTGGTGGGTAACAACGTCAGCCACGCGAACAACAAGACCAAGAAGCGGACCCTGCCGAATCTCCAGAAGATCCGGGCCAGCGTTCAGGGCAGCACCCAGCGCGTTCTCGCGTGCACCCGCTGCATCAAGGCGGGCAAGGTGACGAAGGCCGCTTGA
- a CDS encoding GTP-binding protein produces MSSVNLMAREVAAKIVFYGPGLSGKTTSLRKIYETVRPAHRGEMMSIATEGDRTLFFDFLPVKVERVGDCSVRLALYTVPGQVFYNATRKLVLQGADGVVFVADSQPEAMDANRESLANLEENLFEHGIRLDRFPLVMQWNKRDLDGVLPVEVLRKELNPRGVPELETSAANGRGVLDTLKAITRLVIKDLRAKRIVPPPRPTASAQPAGLEAQLTQHLQHRQQPGAVASQPVQAGGPVPRVAPVAVMPPPRVEPTPIPAPQPGPKLLGAASALAPGDMFDHARAAEAAFMTGDYATCVTACTDAIRRALAFAGEGSLGQQAFLLRVDGADLLRLQGLGTQQHLRVDDAAFSLYVMMQVFIRLNAVGLPNGE; encoded by the coding sequence GTGAGCAGCGTCAATCTGATGGCCCGTGAAGTGGCCGCGAAAATCGTTTTCTACGGACCGGGCCTTTCCGGGAAGACGACCTCGCTGAGGAAGATCTACGAGACTGTCCGCCCCGCACACCGCGGCGAGATGATGTCCATCGCCACGGAGGGGGACCGGACGCTCTTCTTCGACTTCCTTCCCGTGAAGGTGGAGCGCGTGGGCGACTGCTCCGTGCGACTGGCGCTCTACACCGTGCCGGGCCAGGTCTTCTACAACGCCACCCGCAAGCTGGTGCTCCAGGGCGCCGACGGCGTGGTCTTCGTGGCGGACTCGCAGCCGGAGGCCATGGACGCCAACCGCGAATCACTGGCCAACTTGGAGGAGAACCTCTTCGAGCACGGCATCCGCCTGGACCGCTTCCCACTGGTGATGCAGTGGAACAAGCGGGACCTGGACGGCGTGCTGCCGGTGGAGGTGCTCCGCAAGGAGCTCAACCCCCGAGGCGTCCCGGAGCTGGAGACGTCCGCCGCCAATGGCCGCGGGGTGCTCGACACGCTCAAGGCCATCACCCGGCTGGTCATCAAGGACCTGCGCGCCAAGCGCATCGTCCCGCCGCCCCGCCCCACCGCGAGCGCACAGCCCGCGGGCCTGGAGGCCCAGCTCACCCAGCACCTGCAACACCGGCAGCAGCCCGGCGCCGTCGCGTCTCAGCCGGTGCAGGCTGGCGGCCCGGTGCCTCGCGTGGCCCCGGTGGCCGTCATGCCGCCTCCGCGCGTGGAGCCGACGCCCATCCCCGCGCCCCAGCCCGGACCGAAGCTGCTGGGCGCCGCCAGCGCCCTGGCGCCGGGCGACATGTTCGACCATGCCCGCGCCGCCGAGGCCGCGTTCATGACGGGGGACTACGCCACCTGCGTCACCGCCTGCACCGACGCCATCCGGCGCGCGCTGGCATTCGCGGGCGAGGGTTCCCTGGGGCAGCAGGCCTTCCTGCTCCGCGTGGACGGCGCCGACCTGCTCCGGCTCCAGGGGCTGGGCACGCAGCAGCACCTGCGCGTGGATGACGCCGCCTTCTCCCTGTACGTGATGATGCAGGTCTTCATCCGCCTCAACGCGGTGGGCCTGCCCAACGGGGAGTAG
- a CDS encoding DUF523 domain-containing protein: MSGPKTFDQEPEFPSATSGDDGDVQPPEAALGLTKDGVIADERQSTCPLGDPASPRDEQGSTALPSQAERIAALQEARVVLVSACLLGEACRYDGRSQRSERVLAALADKDVIPVCPEVASGLPVPRPPVDLRGGTGVDVWAGRAVAVERAAGIDRTEAFQQGARLALEAAQRFGATVALLKEKSPSCGSQRVYESGQLRAGEGITTALLRAKDITVLSDEDL; the protein is encoded by the coding sequence GTGAGCGGACCGAAGACGTTCGACCAGGAGCCGGAGTTCCCCAGCGCCACATCAGGGGATGACGGTGACGTTCAGCCACCGGAGGCCGCTTTGGGGCTGACCAAGGACGGGGTAATCGCCGACGAGCGGCAGTCCACCTGCCCCCTGGGCGACCCTGCGTCCCCTCGAGACGAGCAAGGTTCAACCGCCCTGCCCTCGCAGGCCGAACGAATCGCCGCGCTCCAGGAAGCTCGCGTGGTGCTGGTCAGTGCCTGCCTGCTGGGCGAGGCGTGTCGGTACGATGGCCGCTCCCAGCGCTCCGAGCGCGTCCTCGCGGCGCTGGCGGACAAGGACGTCATCCCCGTGTGCCCGGAGGTGGCCTCGGGCCTGCCCGTGCCGCGCCCTCCCGTCGACCTGCGAGGAGGCACCGGGGTAGACGTCTGGGCTGGGCGCGCAGTTGCAGTGGAGCGCGCCGCGGGCATCGACCGGACGGAGGCCTTCCAACAGGGCGCCCGGCTCGCGCTTGAAGCGGCACAACGCTTCGGCGCGACGGTGGCGCTGCTGAAGGAGAAGAGCCCCTCGTGCGGCAGCCAGCGAGTCTACGAGTCCGGCCAGCTCCGCGCGGGCGAAGGCATCACCACGGCGCTACTTCGCGCGAAGGACATCACCGTCCTCAGCGACGAGGACCTCTAG
- a CDS encoding HAD family hydrolase has protein sequence MTSALAPLRAVVFDMDGTLVDNMQFHNEAWVSFAQKLGLPLTANDFQSRFAGRKNEEIIPELLGRPVAPDEVERIAEEKENHYRTLYRPHLKLHRGAEAFIQRLKEAHVPAAIATAAPQGNRELVLDGLGIRPLFASIVGAEQVTRGKPAPDIFLAAAKALGVAPTECLAFEDAVLGIISAREAGMTVVGLTTAAPEADLRKAGAHWVVQDFTQLPPALEQRLFSAQAR, from the coding sequence ATGACCTCCGCACTGGCGCCCCTGCGTGCCGTCGTCTTCGACATGGACGGCACCCTCGTCGACAACATGCAGTTCCACAACGAGGCCTGGGTCTCGTTCGCCCAGAAGCTGGGCTTGCCGCTGACCGCGAACGACTTCCAGAGCCGCTTCGCCGGCAGGAAGAACGAGGAGATCATCCCCGAGCTGCTCGGCCGCCCGGTGGCCCCTGATGAAGTGGAGCGCATCGCCGAGGAGAAGGAGAACCACTACCGGACCCTGTACCGGCCGCACCTGAAGCTGCACCGGGGCGCGGAGGCCTTCATCCAGCGATTGAAGGAGGCCCACGTCCCGGCGGCCATCGCCACCGCGGCGCCCCAGGGCAACCGCGAGCTGGTGCTGGACGGGCTCGGCATCCGTCCCCTCTTCGCGAGCATCGTCGGTGCCGAACAGGTGACGCGCGGCAAGCCCGCCCCGGACATCTTCCTGGCCGCCGCCAAGGCGCTGGGCGTGGCCCCCACCGAGTGCCTCGCCTTCGAGGACGCCGTCCTGGGCATCATATCCGCCCGAGAAGCCGGCATGACGGTGGTGGGATTGACCACCGCCGCGCCAGAGGCCGACCTCCGCAAGGCCGGCGCGCACTGGGTGGTCCAGGACTTCACCCAGTTGCCCCCTGCGCTGGAGCAGCGCCTCTTCAGCGCCCAGGCCCGCTGA
- a CDS encoding DUF6055 domain-containing protein, translating into MSQESPATRCRRGSPGWAGVLLGLSLLTGCYASQSARVLVSKGTGAGIDVEYQPRDTEAAVQVKLAVERAIPRLQRWGTFDDTVTIVVHPNHAALERAANRPGHDFLRAWARYEQIELQSPRTWTARGASQSQVDELLLHELTHSLMYQVASDRLGWTRKRIPLWFREGMASYTAEQGYRVSSLDDLEHYWRQHPNADPLSQADALYQSESGIVYGAAHHAFTFLARRYGEDTIRKVLRGMSQGPDFDSAFQRAVGVTQESFLQDFRRYVRLRGFKGARQLHPARPRPANPMPLAPSPAPQ; encoded by the coding sequence GTGAGTCAGGAGTCACCAGCAACAAGGTGCCGTCGCGGCAGTCCCGGCTGGGCAGGGGTGCTGCTCGGCCTGAGTCTGCTCACCGGCTGCTACGCCTCCCAGAGCGCCCGCGTGCTCGTCAGCAAGGGCACCGGCGCTGGCATCGACGTCGAATACCAACCGCGCGACACCGAAGCGGCCGTGCAGGTGAAGCTCGCCGTCGAACGCGCCATTCCCCGTCTCCAGCGCTGGGGCACCTTCGACGACACCGTCACCATCGTCGTTCACCCCAACCACGCGGCGCTGGAGCGCGCCGCCAACCGCCCGGGGCATGACTTCCTCCGCGCCTGGGCGCGCTACGAGCAAATCGAGCTGCAGAGCCCTCGGACCTGGACGGCCCGAGGCGCCAGCCAGAGCCAGGTGGACGAACTGCTGCTGCACGAGCTCACCCACAGCCTCATGTACCAGGTGGCCTCGGACCGGCTCGGCTGGACACGCAAGCGGATTCCCCTCTGGTTTCGCGAAGGCATGGCCTCCTACACCGCCGAACAGGGCTACCGCGTCTCCAGCCTGGACGACCTGGAGCACTACTGGCGCCAGCACCCCAACGCCGACCCCTTGTCGCAAGCCGACGCGCTCTACCAGTCCGAGAGCGGCATCGTGTATGGCGCCGCCCACCACGCCTTCACCTTCCTGGCGCGCCGCTATGGCGAGGACACCATCCGGAAGGTGCTGCGCGGCATGAGCCAGGGCCCGGACTTCGACAGCGCCTTCCAGCGCGCCGTGGGCGTCACCCAGGAGAGCTTCCTCCAGGACTTCCGCCGGTACGTGCGGCTGCGCGGCTTCAAGGGCGCCAGGCAGCTCCACCCGGCGCGCCCCCGGCCTGCGAACCCCATGCCTCTCGCACCCTCACCTGCCCCTCAGTAA
- a CDS encoding metalloenzyme yields MRVALLFIDGVGIGRKDPAVNPLAHREHLLSHFEDAPSPPLPYGGRCIPTDTTFGVPGRPQSASNQTAILTGDPAPALLGRHVLGYPNAPLRGLMADRSIIRRLGAAGRTSTFANAYPAPYLDALEVPRRPSTSPPEFVLTPESRRKVKPSASKLAFAAGGIPLRTLDDARAGDGLTHDITGASARAYGLPAPARTPEEAAAVFWDIASGADFTFFEHYLADEAGHAQDWTAALAALDAFDAFTRALVATRPVEARVLVCSDHGNVEDLSTRGHTLHPVPVLYFGPPAPEVESFSTVADVGRAVVRWLGAE; encoded by the coding sequence GTGCGCGTCGCGCTCCTGTTCATCGATGGTGTGGGGATTGGCCGGAAGGACCCGGCCGTGAATCCGCTCGCCCACCGGGAACACCTGCTATCCCACTTCGAGGACGCCCCCAGCCCGCCCCTCCCCTACGGAGGCCGCTGCATCCCCACGGACACCACCTTCGGCGTCCCCGGCCGCCCCCAGTCCGCGTCCAATCAGACGGCCATCCTGACGGGAGACCCGGCCCCCGCGCTGCTGGGCCGCCACGTCCTCGGCTACCCCAACGCGCCGCTGCGGGGGTTGATGGCGGACCGCTCCATCATCCGGCGGCTGGGCGCGGCGGGCCGCACCTCCACCTTCGCCAACGCCTATCCCGCCCCCTATCTGGACGCGCTGGAGGTCCCCCGCCGGCCCAGCACCTCCCCGCCGGAGTTCGTCCTGACCCCGGAGTCGCGCCGCAAGGTGAAGCCCTCCGCGTCCAAGCTGGCCTTCGCCGCGGGGGGCATCCCCCTGCGGACGCTCGATGACGCCCGCGCCGGGGACGGGCTCACCCACGACATCACCGGCGCCAGCGCCCGAGCCTACGGACTGCCCGCGCCAGCGCGCACGCCCGAGGAAGCCGCCGCTGTGTTCTGGGACATTGCGTCAGGCGCGGACTTCACCTTCTTCGAGCACTACCTGGCGGACGAGGCCGGCCACGCCCAGGACTGGACGGCCGCCCTGGCCGCGCTGGACGCGTTCGACGCCTTCACCCGCGCGTTGGTGGCCACGCGCCCCGTCGAGGCCCGGGTGCTCGTCTGTAGCGACCACGGCAACGTGGAAGACCTCTCCACTCGGGGACACACGCTTCACCCCGTGCCCGTGCTCTACTTCGGCCCACCCGCGCCTGAGGTGGAGTCCTTCTCCACCGTGGCCGATGTCGGACGCGCGGTGGTTCGCTGGTTGGGTGCGGAGTGA
- a CDS encoding DUF4388 domain-containing protein produces MALHGDLFSYPLPEFLQWLDSSRKTGTLQLSWEAGERKLFLLSGQVGATAAEGLRGRVARLLTLSKLASGTKVLAGFDELARTPDVDAAFDIHGIQARWIRDLGREELFAAMTDLTIAGRGTFHWTEDADRSGEDWVPSDMGIRELLFESLRWVDEQPDVDKALPIDALSVRALAPPSPSQPLMHRIILGLCTSPQNLGRLRLSMGVSRSSVTRRVHELLRSKLVEVDGAPQVEADPVAEMLEKGAVLMREGQYDAAGIVCASLLASDPADRRVREFARLVQREHVAALYSDMPPLMVPLMIHDPQGQALLKPEERQIAGLVNGTWDVSTLVLASPARELETLKTLAKLQRMGLLQLVFPR; encoded by the coding sequence ATGGCCCTCCACGGCGACCTCTTCAGTTATCCGCTTCCCGAGTTCCTTCAATGGCTGGACAGCTCCCGCAAGACGGGGACGCTCCAGCTCTCCTGGGAGGCCGGCGAGCGTAAGCTCTTCCTTCTCTCCGGCCAGGTGGGTGCCACCGCGGCCGAAGGGCTGCGCGGACGCGTGGCGCGGCTGCTCACGCTGTCCAAGCTGGCGTCGGGGACGAAGGTGCTGGCTGGCTTCGACGAGCTGGCGCGCACGCCGGACGTGGACGCCGCGTTCGACATCCACGGCATCCAGGCGCGGTGGATTCGGGACCTGGGCCGTGAGGAGCTGTTCGCCGCGATGACGGACCTGACCATCGCCGGCCGCGGCACCTTCCACTGGACGGAGGACGCAGACCGCTCCGGTGAGGACTGGGTGCCGTCCGATATGGGCATCCGCGAGCTGCTCTTCGAGTCGCTCCGGTGGGTGGATGAGCAGCCCGACGTGGACAAGGCGCTGCCCATCGACGCGCTCAGCGTGCGCGCGCTGGCGCCGCCGAGCCCGAGCCAGCCCCTGATGCACCGGATCATCCTGGGGCTGTGCACGTCGCCGCAGAACCTGGGACGGCTGCGCCTGTCCATGGGCGTGTCCCGCTCCTCGGTGACCCGGCGCGTGCACGAGCTGCTGCGGTCGAAGCTCGTGGAGGTGGACGGGGCGCCGCAGGTGGAGGCGGACCCGGTGGCGGAGATGTTGGAGAAGGGCGCGGTGCTGATGCGCGAGGGCCAGTACGACGCCGCGGGCATCGTCTGTGCGTCCTTGCTCGCCAGCGACCCGGCGGACCGGCGCGTGCGCGAATTCGCCCGGCTGGTGCAGCGCGAGCACGTGGCGGCGCTCTACTCGGACATGCCGCCCCTGATGGTGCCCCTCATGATTCACGACCCGCAGGGGCAGGCGCTGCTCAAGCCCGAGGAGCGGCAGATTGCCGGGCTGGTGAATGGCACCTGGGACGTGTCCACGCTGGTGCTGGCCAGTCCAGCGCGAGAGCTGGAGACGTTGAAGACGCTGGCGAAGCTGCAGCGCATGGGGCTGCTGCAGCTCGTCTTCCCGCGCTGA
- a CDS encoding NAD(P)-binding protein has protein sequence MATSSAKLKLPAGPSRHVYDVIVLGSQLGGALAAALLAKRNHRVLLVEHDGMGPGYEHGGYVLPYAPFVAPPLKAMPAVEEALTELGLNANVQRALRPHAPELQLLMPRSRLDLHGDAARRKAEVTRELGEEGESLLGALAGAAAQHEASDAFFKAGPALPPDGFFEGWGLKKLIRAHPGLATPPRLTGDSASVSLVRGLRPFVTHLDRPEAPLALTRAMSQVLSAPSYFPGGHEGLRELLARRVAELGGDVLGRDNPTGFIVEELAFDGSKFAGMKLMRSDTMYRASCLVAATDAGALRRLVTDKKHHRGLLEHLDQSNTKALLFTVNWVVPESALPRGLGELALLDTGDAELGPVLIQVHPARAAPAHGGKEAKATEGLRVVCAGAFVPASARDLGEEHLQGLATRIDEHLDALMPFTAQHRVLRSAPYLDAGGVRGSRLMPHPLFSFESEAVLGVTGLTQRTPAKNILLANREVLPGLGLEGELLAGIRAARLVQDMLKKKDPLKG, from the coding sequence ATGGCGACGTCCTCTGCCAAGCTCAAGCTTCCCGCCGGGCCGTCCCGGCATGTCTACGACGTCATCGTGCTCGGCAGTCAGCTGGGCGGTGCGCTCGCGGCGGCCCTCCTGGCGAAGCGCAACCACCGCGTCCTGCTGGTGGAGCACGACGGCATGGGGCCCGGTTACGAGCACGGTGGCTACGTGCTCCCCTATGCCCCCTTCGTCGCTCCGCCGCTCAAGGCCATGCCCGCGGTGGAGGAGGCCCTCACGGAGCTGGGCCTCAACGCCAACGTCCAGCGCGCGCTGCGGCCCCACGCGCCGGAGCTGCAGCTCCTCATGCCTCGCAGCCGCCTGGACCTCCATGGCGATGCCGCCCGCCGCAAGGCCGAGGTCACGCGGGAGCTGGGCGAGGAAGGCGAATCCCTATTGGGCGCCCTGGCCGGCGCCGCCGCGCAGCACGAAGCCAGTGATGCCTTCTTCAAGGCGGGCCCCGCCCTGCCACCGGACGGCTTCTTCGAGGGCTGGGGCCTGAAGAAGCTCATCCGAGCCCATCCCGGCCTGGCAACGCCGCCCCGGCTCACGGGAGACAGCGCTTCGGTGTCCCTGGTGCGGGGGCTGCGGCCCTTCGTCACCCACCTGGACCGTCCAGAGGCGCCCCTGGCGCTGACTCGGGCCATGTCCCAGGTGCTGTCGGCGCCTTCCTACTTCCCCGGGGGCCATGAGGGCCTGCGCGAGCTGCTCGCCCGCCGCGTGGCGGAGCTGGGCGGAGACGTGCTCGGGCGCGACAACCCGACGGGCTTCATCGTGGAGGAGCTGGCCTTCGACGGCAGCAAGTTCGCGGGCATGAAGCTGATGCGCTCGGACACCATGTACCGCGCGTCCTGCCTAGTGGCGGCCACGGACGCGGGCGCGCTGCGGCGGCTGGTGACGGACAAGAAGCACCACCGCGGCTTGCTGGAACACCTGGACCAGTCCAACACCAAGGCCCTGCTCTTCACCGTGAACTGGGTGGTGCCGGAGTCGGCGCTGCCCCGCGGCCTGGGTGAGCTGGCCCTGCTGGACACGGGCGACGCGGAGCTGGGCCCCGTGCTGATCCAGGTCCACCCCGCGCGCGCGGCCCCGGCGCACGGCGGCAAGGAGGCCAAGGCGACGGAAGGGCTGCGCGTGGTGTGCGCGGGCGCCTTCGTCCCGGCTTCGGCGAGGGATCTGGGCGAGGAGCACCTCCAGGGCCTGGCGACGCGCATCGACGAGCACTTGGACGCGCTGATGCCCTTCACCGCCCAGCACCGCGTGCTGCGCTCGGCCCCCTACCTGGACGCCGGCGGAGTCCGTGGCAGCCGGCTGATGCCGCACCCCTTGTTCAGCTTCGAGTCGGAAGCGGTCCTGGGCGTCACGGGTTTGACTCAGCGCACGCCGGCCAAGAACATCCTGCTCGCCAACCGCGAAGTCCTCCCCGGGTTGGGGTTGGAAGGCGAGCTGCTCGCGGGCATCCGGGCCGCACGGCTGGTGCAGGATATGTTGAAGAAGAAGGATCCGCTCAAGGGCTGA
- a CDS encoding enoyl-CoA hydratase/isomerase family protein encodes MTDDLLLETRGAVGVVTLNRPKALNALNLGMCRKLHPALDAWAADPSIQAVVIRGAGGRAFCAGGDVRAVALSVGDASAEAKERVSREFFRAEYGLNHRIHYFGKPFIALVDGVCMGGGLGLSIHGTHRVVTEKLVLAMPETAIGLFPDVGGGWFLPRFPGESGTYLGLTGARCGAADAMWLGYATHHVESARLEAVLDALVGAPWGTGAASTVVDTVLAGFHADAGTSPLGVQRAAIDRCFAAERVDDIQQALELEGTPWAQETWATLLHMCPASLKVTLRQLRMGRTRDYDEMANVEYRLSQSMTARPDFREGIRAVLVDKDNKPHWRPSTLAEVTEGMVEALFAPLLHDTWKVPARG; translated from the coding sequence ATGACGGACGACCTTCTGCTCGAGACGCGTGGCGCGGTAGGCGTGGTGACCCTGAACCGGCCCAAGGCCCTGAACGCGCTGAACCTGGGCATGTGCCGAAAGCTGCACCCGGCGCTCGACGCCTGGGCGGCGGACCCGTCCATTCAGGCCGTGGTCATCCGGGGGGCTGGCGGCCGAGCCTTCTGCGCGGGCGGAGACGTACGCGCGGTGGCGCTGTCGGTGGGGGACGCGTCCGCTGAAGCGAAGGAGCGGGTGTCGCGGGAGTTCTTCCGCGCCGAGTACGGGCTGAACCACCGCATCCACTACTTCGGCAAGCCGTTCATCGCGCTGGTGGACGGGGTCTGCATGGGCGGCGGGCTGGGCCTGTCGATTCACGGCACCCACCGGGTCGTCACCGAGAAGCTGGTGCTGGCCATGCCGGAGACGGCCATCGGGCTCTTCCCGGATGTGGGCGGCGGCTGGTTCCTGCCGCGCTTCCCGGGTGAGTCGGGCACGTACCTGGGCCTCACGGGGGCCCGGTGCGGCGCGGCGGACGCGATGTGGCTGGGCTACGCCACGCACCACGTGGAGTCCGCGCGGCTGGAGGCGGTACTGGACGCGTTGGTGGGGGCGCCCTGGGGCACCGGCGCGGCGAGCACGGTGGTGGACACGGTGCTGGCCGGCTTCCACGCGGACGCGGGCACGTCGCCACTGGGGGTGCAGCGCGCCGCCATCGACCGGTGCTTCGCGGCCGAGCGCGTGGACGACATCCAGCAGGCGCTGGAGCTGGAGGGCACGCCGTGGGCCCAGGAGACGTGGGCCACGTTGCTTCACATGTGCCCGGCCAGCTTGAAGGTGACGCTGCGCCAGCTCCGGATGGGGCGCACCCGCGACTACGACGAGATGGCCAACGTGGAGTACCGGCTCAGCCAGTCGATGACGGCACGGCCGGACTTCCGTGAGGGCATCCGCGCGGTGCTCGTGGACAAGGACAACAAGCCGCACTGGCGGCCCTCCACGCTGGCGGAAGTCACCGAAGGCATGGTGGAGGCGCTCTTCGCGCCGCTGCTTCACGACACGTGGAAGGTTCCGGCGCGCGGGTAG
- a CDS encoding TldD/PmbA family protein, which translates to MQSLLRTVFPLLALSALLTAAAPVPDARVKLLEAMSAELARNHQQLKMQNHEPPYFMSYQLKDYEQHAISARYGALFMDDGYRERKLYVDVRVGDYDFDSSVAEGLEFSFSTKGTSYVSRKEGPLDDSPLALRTSLWLITDEKYKSALFQYLKKKGEDVYAVEDPKRPPSFTREKPVKHVEPPVEAPFDRERWVKVARDVSARFNAHPELFDSEVRVTKDKVTRLFVSSEGSRIITEETLYGLHVSAVTRAPDGQLLDNSRNFYVPAEAELPDVARLNKAADDVIQELLALRAAPAIDPYTGPAILAPEAAGVLFHEAVGHRLEGDRQEGDNEGKTFKGQVGKQVLPSFISIHDDPTRRVLQNEPLNGYYLFDEEGVRGQRVTLVEKGVLRNYLQGRRPVEGFLQSNGHGRSQGNLKPVARMANLMVESTNGVSDAELKKRLIAEAKRQGKPFGLIIRDITGGNTNTSGYGYQAFKGVPRMVYRVDVKTGKETLVRGVEIVGTPLSAVNRILASGQKPGVFNGFCGAESGNVPVSTVAPAMLLQELELQRTMEGKDRPPILTSPAALESPAAKP; encoded by the coding sequence GTGCAATCCCTCCTTCGAACCGTGTTTCCCCTGCTGGCACTCTCGGCGCTGCTGACGGCGGCGGCGCCCGTGCCGGATGCGCGCGTGAAGCTGCTCGAGGCGATGTCCGCTGAGCTGGCGCGCAATCACCAGCAGCTGAAGATGCAGAACCACGAACCCCCGTATTTCATGAGCTACCAGCTCAAGGACTACGAGCAGCACGCGATCTCCGCGCGCTACGGGGCGCTGTTCATGGACGACGGCTACCGTGAGCGGAAGCTGTACGTCGACGTGCGCGTCGGTGACTACGACTTCGACAGCTCGGTGGCGGAGGGGTTGGAGTTCAGCTTCTCGACCAAGGGCACCAGCTATGTGTCACGCAAGGAAGGCCCGCTGGACGACTCGCCGTTGGCGCTGCGCACCTCGCTGTGGCTCATCACCGATGAGAAGTACAAGTCCGCGCTGTTCCAGTACCTGAAGAAGAAGGGCGAGGACGTCTACGCGGTGGAGGACCCGAAGCGTCCGCCGTCCTTCACGCGCGAGAAGCCGGTGAAGCACGTGGAACCGCCGGTGGAGGCTCCGTTCGACCGCGAGCGCTGGGTGAAGGTCGCCCGCGACGTGTCGGCGCGCTTCAACGCGCACCCGGAGCTGTTCGACTCGGAGGTGCGCGTCACCAAGGACAAGGTGACGCGGCTGTTCGTGTCCTCGGAAGGCAGCCGCATCATCACCGAGGAGACGCTGTACGGCCTGCATGTCTCCGCCGTCACCCGGGCGCCGGACGGGCAACTGCTGGACAACTCGCGCAACTTCTATGTGCCCGCCGAAGCGGAGCTGCCGGACGTGGCGCGCCTGAACAAGGCGGCGGATGACGTCATCCAGGAGCTGCTGGCCCTGCGCGCCGCGCCCGCCATCGACCCGTACACGGGGCCCGCCATCCTTGCGCCAGAAGCGGCCGGGGTGCTCTTCCACGAAGCGGTGGGGCACCGGCTGGAGGGAGACCGGCAGGAAGGTGACAACGAGGGCAAGACGTTCAAGGGCCAGGTGGGCAAGCAGGTGCTGCCGTCGTTCATCTCCATCCACGACGACCCGACGCGGCGCGTGCTCCAGAACGAGCCGCTCAACGGCTACTACCTCTTCGACGAGGAGGGCGTGCGCGGCCAGCGGGTGACGCTGGTGGAGAAGGGCGTGCTGCGCAACTACCTTCAGGGGCGCCGACCGGTGGAGGGCTTCCTCCAGTCGAACGGCCACGGCCGCAGCCAGGGCAACCTGAAGCCGGTGGCGCGCATGGCGAACCTGATGGTGGAGAGCACGAACGGCGTGAGCGACGCGGAGTTGAAGAAGCGTCTGATTGCCGAGGCGAAGCGCCAGGGCAAGCCGTTTGGCCTCATCATCCGCGACATCACCGGGGGCAACACCAACACGTCCGGCTACGGTTACCAGGCCTTCAAGGGCGTGCCGCGCATGGTGTACCGGGTGGATGTGAAGACGGGGAAGGAGACGCTGGTGCGCGGCGTGGAAATCGTGGGCACGCCGCTGTCGGCGGTGAACCGCATCCTCGCCTCGGGGCAGAAGCCCGGCGTCTTCAACGGCTTCTGCGGCGCGGAGAGCGGCAACGTCCCGGTGTCCACCGTGGCGCCGGCCATGCTGCTGCAGGAGTTGGAGCTCCAGCGCACCATGGAGGGGAAGGACCGCCCGCCGATTCTCACCAGCCCGGCGGCGCTGGAGTCCCCGGCGGCGAAGCCGTAG